Genomic window (Streptomyces cadmiisoli):
GCACGAGTGGCACGACGGTGACTACGCCTTCACCGACAACCACGCCCTGCTGCACGGCCGCACCGCCTTCACGGGCAGCGCCGCCCGGCATCTGCGGCGCGTGCACGTGCTGTGACGACCCGGCCGGAGACGACCTCCTCGCGCGGACGGCGCGGGGACCGAGGAGGACAGATGCGACCGTACTACGACGTGGTGATCATGGGCGGCGGGCCGGGCGGCTCCACCCTCGCGGCGCTGCTCGCCCGACGCGGCGGCCTGAGCGTGGCCGTACTGGAGAAGGAGGAGTTCCCGCGCGAGCACATCGGCGAGTCGATGGCGCACCCGCTCATCCCGGTACTGGAGGAGAGCGGCGCGCTGGAGAAGGTGCTGGCCGGCAAGTGCTGGGTGAAGAAGTTCGGCGGGATCTTCCAGTGGAGCGACACGGGCCCGCACGTCGCCTACTTCGACCACGACAACACCGTTCGGGACGGCGTGCACCGCTGGGCGATGCACGTCGACCGCGCCGAGTTCGACAAGGTCCTGCTCGACCACGCGGCCGACGTCGGCGCCGACGTGTTCGAGGGGGTGGCGGTGGCCGGCTGCGCCCTCACCGAGGACGGCCGGGGGCGGGAAGTCGTCCTGAAGGACGGCCGGACCGTGCGCGCACGCTGGTTCGTCGACGCTTCCGGGCGGCGCAACAGCATCGTGACGGGCAAGAAGCGGGAGTGGCTGTCGGGCTACCGCAACATCGCGATCTGGCAGCACTACCTGGGCGGTCGCCTGGCGCAGACACTCGACGGCGACTGGAACATCTTCCGCGAGCGGAACATGTCGCCGATCGGGTGCTTCGCCTTCCGGGACGGCTGGTGCTGGTACATCCCCGTACCGAAGATCATCGACGGTGAGCGCAAGCTGACGCACTCGATCGGCATCGTCACCGATCCGTCCGTCCTGAAACGGCCGGGCACCGACTTCACCGACCCCGAGGTGTTCCTGCGCACGGTCCAGCGGGTGCCGAGGCTGCGGGACCTCATAGAAGACGTGCGGCCGGTCGGCGACAAGATGCTGACGGCCACCAACTACTCGATGATCAACGACCGGTTCTGCGACTACGACGGACGGTGGCTGCTGCTCGGCGACGCCTCCTACTTCGTGGACCCGCTGTTCTCCTCCGGTGTCGCCTTCGC
Coding sequences:
- a CDS encoding NAD(P)/FAD-dependent oxidoreductase; translated protein: MRPYYDVVIMGGGPGGSTLAALLARRGGLSVAVLEKEEFPREHIGESMAHPLIPVLEESGALEKVLAGKCWVKKFGGIFQWSDTGPHVAYFDHDNTVRDGVHRWAMHVDRAEFDKVLLDHAADVGADVFEGVAVAGCALTEDGRGREVVLKDGRTVRARWFVDASGRRNSIVTGKKREWLSGYRNIAIWQHYLGGRLAQTLDGDWNIFRERNMSPIGCFAFRDGWCWYIPVPKIIDGERKLTHSIGIVTDPSVLKRPGTDFTDPEVFLRTVQRVPRLRDLIEDVRPVGDKMLTATNYSMINDRFCDYDGRWLLLGDASYFVDPLFSSGVAFATNQAVAVATVLVRTASGELSEPEQRELWRDYDTEWHGMASTFALSIDQWYHAIGSDNPDSVYWNTRGRREGVELDHERTFHALLNTAFTPDLLQLMTDGEGMTGLDPAGPYMAAYARANRLVLTADTKVSPAPGVTVTEGPGLDIPGFKAAIPPDPSLMPVEARRAAATYWTDPTRHADLVPPSMGATVPVQRFHFRDDPDGVAVRAVADRDGGAELWESLKDGPVLWSDLVRCLHPGQQRLVQRLLQAGMLELSGTAATPDTPAGSGDGHATG